A genomic segment from Manduca sexta isolate Smith_Timp_Sample1 chromosome 13, JHU_Msex_v1.0, whole genome shotgun sequence encodes:
- the LOC115449343 gene encoding sodium/calcium exchanger 1, with product MATGNEANHLATLPEEEAVVAMMGLPKSGEITRAQLRVKESKEFKNTVDKLVQRANASIIIGTSSWKEQFSEALTASSGSDDPDEPPSWSDYVLHVVTLFWKIIFALIPPTDIGGGYVCFVVSIICIGVVTAVIGDVASHFGCTLGIKDSVTAIVFVALGTSIPDTFASKVAAIQDKYADASVGNVTGSNAVNVFLGIGVAWTVAALVHWSKNETFHVEPGNLAFSVTMFCSEAALAVLVLVLRRRKSIGGELGGPRCIKIVTSIFFFSLWLVYLTMSSLEAYDVITGF from the exons ATGGCAACTGGCAATGAAGCCAACCATTTGGCAACATTGCCAGAAGAAGAAGCAGTAGTTGCCATGATGGGTCTGCCAAAATCTGGCGAGATCACCAGAGCACAGTTGAGAGTTAAGGAGAGCAAAGAATTTAAG AATACAGTGGACAAATTAGTGCAGAGAGCGAATGCATCAATAATAATAGGAACGTCATCGTGGAAGGAACAGTTCTCGGAGGCTCTCACCGCCAGTTCAG GTTCAGACGACCCTGACGAACCTCCGTCGTGGTCAGACTACGTTCTTCATGTAGTCACGTTGTTTTGGAAGATAATTTTCGCGTTAATTCCACCTACag ATATAGGCGGCGGTTACGTGTGTTTCGTGGTATCAATTATCTGCATCGGCGTGGTCACTGCCGTCATTGGTGACGTCGCCTCACACTTTGGCTGCACGCTCGGCATCAAGGATTCGGTTACCGCCATCGTATTTGTTGCCCTTGGCACCAGTATACCTG ACACGTTCGCGAGTAAAGTGGCAGCGATCCAGGATAAGTATGCGGACGCGTCCGTTGGCAACGTCACGGGATCGAATGCTGTGAACGTGTTCCTCGGGATTGGTGTGGCGTGGACCGTCGCTGCTCTGGTACACTGGAGCAAGAACGAGACGTTTCACGTAGAACCGGGGAA TCTCGCATTCAGCGTCACGATGTTCTGCAGCGAGGCAGCCTTGGCGGTCCTTGTGTTGGTCCTCAGGAGGAGGAAGAGCATCGGAGGCGAGCTCGGAGGACCCCGCTGCATCAAAATAGTGACTTCCATCTTCTTCTTCTCTCTCTGGCTAGTTTACCTCACCATGTCCAGTTTAGAGGCTTATGACGTCATCACAGGATTTTAG